From Shewanella acanthi:
GATAGGCGCGTTCGATAAAGTCGGTGACTGTCGCGTGTTTTTGTTTCCATTCCTGCAGACGCGCAGGGCTTAACATATCCCGTACTGAAGTGACGCCGCCCACCACTAAGGATTGTGGATGAGGTTGTTTTCCACCGAATATTGCTAGCATCTCAGCCGCAACCCTTTGCACCTCAAGTGCTTTAAGGTAGTGGGAAAGGGCAATCAGGTTTTGCTCAGGGCTGAACTTATAGGTGCCGTTGCCCCAGTAAGCATTAGCAAAGGGCCCAAGTTTGCCGGTTTCGACAAATTCTTTAACTCGTTCTTGCACTGCGCGCAAATCCCCTTCACCAGCGGCAATCGGGTTATCGGTATATTTAAGGGCAACCTCTGCGGCCTTGGCGGGATCGGCACTTAATGCCGAGACCACATCCACCCAATCTAAGCCATGCAGATGGTAGAAATGCACTATATGGTCGTGCATATAGAGCGAGGTTTGCATTAAGGAACGTAACAATTTCGCATTGAGTGGAATCGCTAGCCCGAGGGCATTTTCCACTGCTTCGGTGCCGCAGCGGTAATGGGAATAGGTACAGACACCGCAAATACGCTGCACAATCAGGCCCACATCCATTGGGGTGCGTCCCTTGAGGATGACCTCAATTCCGCGCCACAACGTGGAGGATGACCAGGCATTGGTGATGACATTATTGTCATCGACTTCGACTTCGATACGAAGGTGACCCTCAATCCGGGTGATAGGGTCAATCACAACACGCTTGCTCATGGCTATTCCTCCAGCGGCTTAGCAAAAATACTGGCAACGGCATGGGCGCCGATGCCCACCACTGTCGCACCTAAGATCACAGCACCGACGGTGTCGGCGGTGGAGTCCAATCCATGGAGCAGTTGCCGACCCAGAGGCGCCTCAAAGTCCGCCATGTTGTCCCAGAAATTCGGTTCAGAGCAGCCCATACAGCCGTGGCCTGCTAATACCGGCCAGCTAGTATGGTGATTGAAGCGTTCGGTCGGGCAATTGTTATAGGTGTAGGGGCCTTTACAACCGACTTTATAGAGGCAGTAGCCATCTTTTGCGCCCTGATCGCCGAAGGTTTCGACAAATTCCCCTGAGTCAAAGCGGCCGCGGCGTTCACAGTTATCGTGTACCCGTGCGCCGTAGGCCCATTTAGGACGGTTATACATATCCAGTGCAGGCAATTTGCCAAACATAATGAAGTACATCAGGGTGCCGACAATGTTTTTCTCACTCGGTGGACAGCCACCTAAGTTAATCACCGGCTTATCGACCACTTCGTGTACGCCCTTAGCCCCAGTGGGGTTAGGGTACGCGGCTTGCACCCCGCCAAAGGAAGCGCAGGTACCGACGGAAATGATGGCGGCGGCGCCCGCGGCGGCTTCCTTGACGGTGGCAAGGCCAGTGCGGCCTTTACAGCCGACGGTTAAAAAGCTGCCGTTATTGGCGGTAGGAATCGCACCTTCTACCGCGAGTAGATAACGACCTTTATAGGTTTCAAGCGCATGTTCTAGGTTTTCTTCTGCTTGCCAGCCTGCAGCCGCCATGAGCGTCTCGTGGTATTCCAAGGATACATGGTCAAAGATCAGCGAATCGAGATTTGGGGTATCGGCGCGAACCAGGGATTCAGAGCAGCCGGTACATTCGGCCATATGTAACCAGATCAGTGGCACGCGATCGGCGACTTCAGCCGCCTCTGCCACCAGTTGGCTAAAGGGAAGCGGCAGGGCGAGGGTGGCTGACACCATGGCGCTCCATTTCATAAAATCGCGGCGAGTGATGCCGTGTTGTAACAGTTTATCGACGAGGGGGACCTGTTGACGGGGAGCGAGTTGGCGTAGGGCTGCTAGGCGCGCCTTTCCCTGTTCATAGAGGGCTGAATGAGTGTCCATAGCTCAACCTTTTATTGTTGTTTAAATGTAAATTTATTAGGGTTTACATCATTGACTTAGTCAGTTTAGGCTTAGCTAAGGTTGAAATTATTGATGTATATCAAGAATGTCCGAAAGATGTGACGAATCTGAATTTGACATTAAATTAACATGACGCAGGTCTAATTTCGGTTTTGTGTATGGGACAAAATGTCGCACTTTTCTAATCTTTGTTGAAGTTGTGCCAAATTTTTTCGCTTCAGTGGGTTTTGGCTTATATCCATCCTAGGTGGACGCGAATCTTAGATAGGGTTAAGTAAACCTTAAGATTTGATGTCTAAATTCAAGCTCAATTGTGTAGGGAGAAGCGATGAAAAAGTCATTGTGGTTTACAGGGTTAGCCTTTGCCGTCCTTAGCGCGGGTTTGAGTATGGCGGTTAACGCGGCGCCGTCGCTTGTTCACACAGTTCAGAATGAACATGAACAAACGGTTTCCTTAAATGAATTTAAGGGCAAGGTAGTTTATGTCGACTTTTGGGCGTCCTGGTGCGGGCCTTGCCGTAAGTCTTTCCCTTGGATGAATGCGATGCAGGCTAAATACGCCGATAAGGGGTTAGCTATCGTCGCCATTAACCTCGATCCCGATAAAAAAGATGCCGATGATTTTTTACAAAAGCTCCCGGCGACTTTTAATGTGCGATTTAATCCAGAGGGTGATGTAGCAAAAAGCTTTGATTTGCTTGGTATGCCAAGCAGTTTTATCTTCGATAAGCAGGGTAAGCTCGTTAGAAGTCATGTGGGGTTTACCCCTGAAAAAAGCCAAGAGTATGAACAGGAACTCGTAGAACTGTTGAAGGAGTAATCTATGTTGAAAGCTTGTGTGGTAGCTGCAGTCATGTTGGTGGGTCTTAGTGGCTGTTCAAGCCTTGGTGTCGAGCCTTGGGAGCGTGGACAGTTAGCCCGAAGTGACATGGCGCTTGACAGTGAAAAGCTCGATTTGGCGCTAGACGATCATATTTATTTCAGTAAGGAAGGCAGTAGCGGTGGCCGCGCCTTTGCTGGTGGTGGCTGTGGTTGTAACTAAACCTTAATACTTAAACTCAAGCTTGAGGATTAAGTCGCCCCTATTTGCTACATCTAATGACATATAAGGCGTAGTCAGCTATGAACAATAATAACAATAAGTTGCAAAGCGTTGATGTGTCACTGAGCACGTCAAATTCGTTATCGTCTGCTTTCCCACTTCCATCGTTAAGTCGTCAAAGTGCAAGTAAGTCGATTGCGGGCGCCCTTGCTTTAGCAAGTTGTGGGCTATTCGCTAATGGTGCTCAGGCGGCCGAGGAGGGCAGTTTCACCGATGGCTGGCAGGTCGATGCAGCCCTCATGTATTACGGTGAGCAGGAGAGGGTACAAGCTATTGAAGCGATTGGCACCGCCCAAAAAACCTTTGATGATGAAAGTACGGTCGACTTAAAGCTGGTGGTCGACAGTTTAACCGGTGCATCTGCTTCCGGCGCGGTTGCCCAAACTAGCAGTCAAACTTTCACCCGTCCCTCCGGCAACGGCCAATATACGATTAAGGCTGGGGATACGCCACTGGATGATACCTTCCATGATACTCGTCTTCAGGGCAGTGCTAACGGTTCTTGGGTGCTCAATTCCGATTGGAAAATTAACGGTGGCGTTTATGGTTCAAAGGAATATGATTATATGTCCATTGGCCTAAATGGCGGGGCAGAGCGCGGTTTTAATAAGGACAATACCACCTTGTTCTTTGGTGGTGCCTATAGCTTCGATGTTGTTGACCCCGAGGGCGGCAGACCCGTGGCGTTGTCATCGATGGCGATACGTGACCATTACAATTCCGATGACAGTTTTCAAGCGGCATTCGATGCCACTCGCCAGCGGGGCAGTGACAACAAACAAACCGTCGATTTAATGCTTGGGGTAACCCAGATATTGAATCAACGATGGTTGTTACAGGCCAATTACGGCATCTCGAGTGTGAGTGGTTATTTAACTGACCCTTTCAAGGTATTGAGCGTGGTGGATGAAAGCGGCACAACCGAAGATATTCGCTATGAGAACCGCCCAGATTCGCGCCTTAAGCACAGTGTTTATCTGATGACCAAGGGGGCGCTCGATTCCGGAGTTGTGGATTTTTCCTACCGCTTTAACACCGATGATTGGGATTTAACTTCCCATACACTCGAAACCCATTACCGTTATTACTTTAGTGGCAGTTTTTACGGCCAGTTGCACCTGCGCTATTACACCCAATCTAAGGTGGATTTTTATCAACCTTTCTTGTTATCTGATGAGCCATTACCCGAGTTTGCGAGCGCCGATTACCGCATAGGTGACATGGATGCTTACACCTTTGGGGTGAAATTTGGGCATCGTTTAGCCGGAGGTCATGAAATGACCTACCGTTTGGAATATTACCAGCAGAATCCGACATCGGATGAGCCACTGCCTGGACAGTTACAAGAACTGGATATTTTCCCGACCCAGAAGGCGATAACTGCCCAATTTAGTTATTCTTTTTAGTGAGATACTACTCGGCAGTGTCGAAAAGTGTCAGTATTGAGTGCGCCCTTGGTTACGCCATTTCCAAGGGTTGCACTCTTTACTGCTTTTCCCCCTTGTGGAAGGCGATGGCTATGTTGGCAACGAAAGGGAAAGAGTGGTGAGTTTGACCTCGGTAGATAAGCGCAACCATGACGACCAGCTCCAGCCTCGGGATTGGGGCTTTTTGGGGCAATTTAGGGCAATGGCCAGTCCCTGCGAGTTATTGATGGCCACGGATGATGTCCAGATTGCGGCAACAATGCTTAAACTTGCTATTGAAGAAGTCAGCCGAATTGAGCAGAAATACAGCCGATTTATCCCCCACAATCCCCTGTGGCAACTGAATCATGGTTTGGGTAAGACCTGCACCATTGATGCCGAAACCTCCAAACTGTTGCACTTTGCACTGCAGTGTTTTGAGTTGAGTGAAGGCCTATTTGATGTCACCGCCGGCCCTTTAATGCAACTGTGGCGCTTCGATGGTAGCGCCCATATCCCTACTCAACCAGCAATTGATAGGGCAATGGCCTTAGTGGGTTTTGAGCGTTTAACCTTGAGCGAAACTTCGTTGCATTTGCCTGAGGGGATGCAACTCGATCTCGGTGGTATTGCGAAGGAATATGCAGCGGACTCAGTGGCATATCTTTTAGCCGCGCGCTTTGCAACGATTTCAGTTCTCGTCAATCTCGGCGGTGATATTGCTTGTCCCGTGGCAAAGTCCCCCCCTTGGCAGGTAGGGATTGAAAACCCGACTAAATTAGATACTGCCGCAAAAGTACTGAGCATCTCCAAAGGGGCGCTCGCCACCAGTGGCGATACGCGGCGATTTATTGAGGTCGATGGTAAACGTTATGGCCATATTATTCATCCCCGCACGGGTTACCCTGTGGTTGATGCGCCGCGCTCCGTCACTGTGATAGCGCCAAATTGTGTCACCGCGGGAATGCTTTCTACGATGGCAATGCTGAAGGGAAAAGCAGCAGAAGCTTTTTTAGCGGAACAACAACTCCAATTTACCGTTTATCGATAGGGCGATTGCATGCGGATCATGTTAGTTGAAGACAACGAGTTATTGGCACAGGGGATCTGCATGAGCCTCCAAAAGCTAGGCATGCAGGTAGACCACTTAAACAGCTATCAGCAGGCGCTGGTGGGGATTAAGAATGAAAGCTTTAGTGCCATAGTGCTCGATTTAGGCTTGCCCGATGGAAATGGTAAAGAATTGCTTAAGGCATGGAGGCAGCAAGGCATCTCTATTCCGACCATAGTACTGACTGCCAATACGGATTTCGATACTAAGCTTGATTGTCTCGATATTGGTGCCGATGACTACTTAGGTAAGCCCTTCGACGTGCGTGAGTTGGCTGCAAGAATTCGCGCTATTGTGAGACGCCAATATGGGCTGGACCATAATAGCCTGATCATTGGTGCCTTGAGTATTGATTTAAACAGCCGAGAGGTGACTTTTCGCGATCAAAGTGTGCCCTTGTCGCGCCGTGAATTCCAACTCTTACTCGAACTTGCCCAGTCCTCTGGCAGAGTGCTGACGCGAAATCAGCTTGAACAACTCACCTATGGTTGGGATGAAGTGGGCAGTAATTCCATCGAAGTTCATATCCACCATTTGCGCAAGAAAATGGCCAACGAGCTGATTAAAACCGTCCGTGGTATTGGCTATACCTTAGTTGAAATCAATTAATCGGCGGAAATTGACGACATTTTTGAGTGACAAACCCAGACTTTATCGGTATTGAGTAACGGCCTTTTAAGGTAGTTTGAATTGATGCGTAAGCGCGGGGTAATTTAAGTGAAGCGACTCAGAGTGTTGGATGTGTATTCATTACGTTTATTACTGACATTGTTAATGTTATCGGGTATTTCCGTGTCAGTGGGCATTTCGAGTTGGTATAGTACCCGAGATTCAGTGCATCAAATTGAAGAGCTATTTGATGCTCAAATGATGCAAAGCGCTAAAATGCTTGAGCTTTTTTATCACGACGATGCAGAATTTTTGGTTCAGCAGCCATCACCGCAAGTGTTGCATGTGCCCGAAGGAGGCGTTAGCACCTTTGCTCAAAAGGCCGATGCTTTAAAATTGGCCTATGAACATAAATTGGCCTTTCAAATATGGAGCGAGCAGGGGAAAGCCCTAGTGTACTCCGATAATGTCGGGGTTGAGCCATTAAGTGATTTTGTTGCTGGCTACCATAAAAAAAACCTTACGGATGGTCTCTGGCACGTTTTCAGTTACTTTTCGACCAAACATAAACTGTGGATTATTACCGGCCAGCGTGATGATGTGCGAGAGGAGTTGGTCTCTCAAATTATGCATAATGCGTTTATTGCGCCGCTCATTGTCCTGCCATTAATGCTAGTGCTGGTCAGTTTGATTTTTTACCTGCTATTTCGCCCACTAAAAGCCTTAGAGCGTGAGCTGATGAATCGATCACACAATGACCGAACCCCCTTAACAATGTCATTGCCAAAGGAATTAGTGCCAGTGCGACGTGCACTTAATCAATACATTACCACTTTAGATAAATTTATCGCCCGTGAGCGCCGTTTCAGCGCCGATGCGGCGCATGAGTTAAAAACGCCGTTATCGGTTATCAAGTTACATCAACAGGGTTTAGAGGGCCTGCTTGGTGATGAAACACAGCAGAGAGTGCACCTTGCGGCCATCGACTCGGGGGTTAAACATATGAGTCATACCGTCGAGCAGTTATTGTTACTGGCAAGGGTCGATTCAATTGAAGAACTTAATGTGAAGCATCACTCCCTACTGCCAATGATCGAAGAAGTGTTAAACCAACTCATGCCGATGATCACTGATTATGAATGGGATATTGATATCGATGCTGCTATAAAAATTCGCTGCGATCGCTTTTATTTGCTGCTAGTACTAAAAAACATTATTGAAAATGCCTGCAAGTACAGTCCACGCGAAACCCTCATTTGCCTCAGCGCCAGACAGGAACCTCAAGCGATCAGGTTAGATATCGCAGATAGAGGCTTGGGCATGACCCCCGAACAAATTGACAGTGCAACAGAGCGTTTTTATCGCGTTAACGAAAATGAGGGTATCGGCGCGGGGCTTGGGCTATCCATTTGCCACCATATCATTGAGCTCCATGGCGGTGAACTGACGCTTTCACCGCGTGAGGGTGGTGGTTTGGTCGTCTCTGTGTTCCTTCCGCAATAATGTCTATTTTCTTCATCTCCTTGAATTGCTTACACCTCAGCGTTTATTGCCTCACCTTTGTGATGAGTCGAAGGTGGGGGGGGTCCATCTATCCACTTTGAATTTACAAGCAAAGCTAATCTTAGCTTACTGTAATAAAAGGGCTTAAATCCCATTTAGTATGGATTTAATGCCAATGTTGTTAGCAGCCGTTACTGTTGTTATTGGAAGTGAGATGTCCAGCAATTAGCACTACGAAAAAATTTAATTAGCTTAGTGTTGCCCTTCAAAGGGTGATGTAAGTCGGTATATTCAGCATAAACGAGAGATAAACTAAGGCTATAAAATTGATAATGCCAACAAGATAAGGCATGGATTGCCAAGTGAGTTACCTATGGCTCTAACATTAATAAAGCCCATATGATGTGTTATCCCATTGATTGTTCAGCTGAGATACAAGTTAACGGAGTATCATCAGTGGGCAGTGAGCTTGGATGTGAAGATGATGATCCGATTCATTGTTAATAGAAAACGCTGATCGGCGACATTTATTAACATGACACTCAATTTGGATGAGATTGCGATAAATCGAAATCGATAGTTAACAGTGTTACCCGTTAACGGCGAAACCTTGTTTTGAGGGCTGTGACAGCCTGACGCTTGAAGACTGTAATGTTAGATACTAAGTGAGTCTTGCATAGATATGTCAATGTCCGGTGAGGTCAGTGAGCTAAACTCGTCGGCTTTGGTAAGATTGTTCCCCAATATTTGTAAGTTTTAAACATTCTGACTTTTTCTGTGGCAGAAGCTCGCGAAATATAGCGCTTATCCTAAGATTATTCTCAGTAGCCAACCTACTATGGGTGCTGAAGTTGTTTCCTAAATGGGATCTTGGCCGAGTTTTATTTATCGCCTTTGTCGATCCAGATCAAATTTGTAGGCGAATTTGGTTTTATATTCCTTATTGTTATAGGTATATTGCTAAATATTATCAATCAAAAGGGGTTAACCTCATCTTTATTTATGAGTTTTTTTCCGCCTTCTGATATCTTTCGCGATATGTTGCAGCAGCTGTTTTTACCCCAAAATTAGCGGTGAAAGATTTTGACTGTCAACATAAAAATTATTGATTTCTTAGTTTATTTTTAGGTTACCTATCCTATGGTTAGCTTGTTGCGTTGCCAATCGTTTAAACCTTCTTCTTCAATCCTTTGCTCGCTGGCACTCAGTGTTTCTCTAGCATTGGCCGGTTCTGTCTCTGCTGCTGAAGAAACCAAACCTGCAGAGACTAAACCCACTGTGACACCTGCTACACCGTCTAAAGCAGCTGTCCAGAGCGCAAACAAAAACCAAGTCAGATTTACTAAGACGGGTACGTTTGACTCAGATTATATTGTTAAATTAGCGCGTAAACTTGCTTCCAAGCCCTATGTAGCCCTTAAAGATCCTTTGCCAGCGGGCCTTGCCAAGCTGAGCTATGACGAGTACCGCGATATTCGTTTTAATCCCGTATCGTCTATTTGGCGCGATCAGGGGTTACCTTTCCAAATGCAAATGTTTCACCGTGGTTTTTACTTTCAAGACTTGATTGAAATCGCCATTGTTGAGGGTAATCAGGCAACTCATCTAGCCTATGAGCCAAAATATTTCACCGCAGGTGAGGTACTCACCCAGGCATTGCCAAATGATGATATTGGTTATTCGGGTTTCCGTATCCATAACCAGTTAAACACCAACGGCGTTTTTGACGAATTAATGGTGTTTCAAGGGGCGAGTTATTTCCGCGCCTTAGGTAAAGGTAACTCCTACGGTCTGTCAGCCCGCGGCCTTGCGATTAAAACCGCCGATGCAGAAGGGGAAGAGTTTCCAATATTTCGTGCTTTTTGGGTTGAGCGTCCTTACTACGACAGCAATCTTGTTGTAGTGCATGCGCTGTTAGACAGCCCAAGCGTATCGGGTGCTTATCGTTTCTCAGTACGTCCTGGTGACAACACCCAAATTGATGTTGAGGCGACACTGTTTCCACGCGTTGAATTGAGTAAAGTGGGCCTAGCCCCAAGCACTAGCATGTTCTTACATTCGCTAAATGGTCGCCACGATACCGATGACTTCAGACCTGAAGTGCATGACTCCGACGGTTTGTTAATGTTCAATGGCCGCGGGGAACACCTGTGGCGTCCATTGGCCAATCCTCGTCAGTTACAGATCAGTGCATTTTCTGACAATTCGCCTCAGGGGTTTGGTTTAATCCAACGCGAACGCAGCTATTCTTCCTATCAGGATTTAGAAGCCCGTTATGAGCGTCGCCCGAGTCTTTGGATTGAACCTATGGGCAATTGGGGCCAAGGTGCCGTTGTGCTGACGGAGATCCCAACGGAATCTGAAATTCACGATAATATCGTAAGCTTCTGGAAACCGCGTCAGCCCATTGCTGCAGGCAGTGAATATCACTTTGCCTATCGTATGAGCTGGGGTGATGAACCTGCTGCACGGAGTAATTCCGTCATGGTTAGCCGCACAGCCAGTGGGCGTGCGGATATTGCTAAAGCCACACCAAGACGTTTGTTTGTTGTTGATTATCAAGTTAATGGTCCGATGCCGAACGAATTACCATTGGCTAAGGTAGAGTCCTCTGGTGGTGTGATTACCAATGTGGTTGTTGCGCCAAATGAGGCGAGCAATGGCTATCGTTTATCCTTTGAATTAGAACCAGAAAACAAAGACCTTATCGAGCTAAGGGCTGAGCTTAAGTTTTCTACTCCGCGTCAGGTTGAAACCTGGTTATATCGTTGGACACTTTAAGATCCCTACCGGAGCAATTGAATATGACTGTTTCCGAGAATTCAGTACTCGAGACTGAAGTCCTCGTCGGTGGCAGCGCCATGCCGAATGAACGGCCTGGCGCGATGGAGCCGCAAAGCCTAAGCAAAATGCCTGAAGGTTTTCCCCGTCGCAGCACTGTTGCTAATGGCGTTCGTTCAAAGGCGATTCGACGCTTCTTTGTTGTTGGCGGCGCTTTTTTGTTGTCAGCCTTTGCGATTTACGAGATGGCCGCAGTATTCAGTATCGGAGGCATCACGCCACTGGAATACCTGATGCTTGCGCTGTTTGCCATCAACTTTTGTTGGATTGCCTTAGCATTTTGCAGCGGTATTGCAGGCTTTTTAATTTTGCTAAAAAAGCCTAGGCCTAACGAGTTAGCTGCGACTGAGCTGCATACGCGCACGGCGATTTTAATGCCGACTTATAACGAATCTCCGGACAGGGTGTTCTCGGCGGTGTCTGTGATGGCGGAAGCGCTGTCACAAACGGGCCATGGTCATGCGTTTGACTGGTTTATCCTAAGCGATACGACCGATCCTGACATTGCGTTGCTTGAAGAGCAGGCCTTTTTAAGACTGCGTCAGGAAACCCATAAGCATTCGCGGGTTTACTACCGTCGTCGCCGTAAAAACGTCGCCCGTAAGGCAGGTAACGTGGCCGACTTCTGTCGCCGCTGGGGTTCGCGTTACGATCATTTACTGGTGCTCGATGCCGACAGTTTAATGGAATCATCGACCATTACAGGTCTTGCCCAACGTATGCAGGCCGATCCCGATGCGGGTCTTATCCAGACCATCCCATCCTTGATCAATGGCACCACTCTGATGGCGCGTCTGCAGCAATTTGCCGCGCGAATTTATGGCCCTGTGATCGGTACTGGTCTAGGTTGGTGGGTACAAAAAGAAGGTAACTTCTGGGGCCATAACGCCATTATTCGTACCGAAGCCTTTATGGGCGCGGCGGGTCTACCACACCTAAAGGGTAAACCGCCATTTGGTGGGCATATTCTAAGCCATGATTTTGTGGAAGCGGCGCTTATTCGCCGTGCGGGTTGGAGTGTGGTGATTGCCTACGATTTACCTGGTTCCTATGAGGAATGTCCGCCTTCGATTATCGACCTTGCGGTACGCGATCGCCGTTGGTGTCAGGGTAACTTGCAGCATTCCCGTATTCTGCCAACCAAAGGTTTGCATTGGGTGAGTCGTCTGCATTTGATGACAGGCATTATGGCTTATCTGTCTTCGCCGTTCTGGTTGCTGCTGATTTTGACCGGTTTGATGCTTGCATTGCAGGCGCACTTTATTCGTCCTGAATATTTTACCGATCAGTTTTCGCTATTCCCAACTTGGCCAATCATGGACTCGGATAGGGCATTAAGATTGTTCTATATCACCATGGGTGTGTTATTTGGACCTAAGATTTTTGGGGTACTGTTGCTGCTAAAAGACGGCAAGTTTGCCCGCAGTGTGGGTGGCCGTATAAAGGCAATTTTCAGCGTTCTCTTTGAAGTACTGTTGTCGGCATTGATTGCGCCAATCATGATGTTTATTCACTGCGGTGCTGTGATGTCGATTCTGATGGGCCGTGACAGTGGTTGGTCACCCCAGCGCCGTGATGACGGTAGCATGCCTTGGCTTACCCTGATTTACCGTCACCGTTTGCATATGCTGGCGGGTTTCATGCTGGGTTACGCGGCCATTCTTGACTCATTGACCTTGCTTGCTTGGATGAGTCCTGCGCTGATTGGTTTATGGTTTGCTGTGCCGATTTCGGCGTGGACGGGTTCAATTAAAATCGGTGAAGTCTTTAAACGACTGGGTATTTTGGCGACCCCAGAGGAGCGCAATCCTGCGCCTATCTGTATTCAAGCACAGCTTGCTCGCGCCGCTTATCAGTCTTATATTGCAGAGCCTTGGACACTGGCTCAAGTGCTGAAAGATCCTGAGCTGATGGAGCTTCACTTAGCCATAGTAGACAAAGAACCCCTTCGCGCTGCGGGAACACCGATTGACCCCGTTGAGGCGATTGTGCACGTTAAAGTGCATGAGGCGCAATGTCAGCAAAGTGTGCTGGCCTTGTTTAATCGCCAAGAAATGGCCTTGGTATTAGCAAATCCATTAATGCTGCGCAGTTTGCAAAAACTCCCCGAACAGTTTGTGCCCGAGGATCTGGTGTCGTTCTGCTAGATAGCACGGATGTTAGCGCCCTGCGTTA
This genomic window contains:
- a CDS encoding FAD:protein FMN transferase — protein: MASPCELLMATDDVQIAATMLKLAIEEVSRIEQKYSRFIPHNPLWQLNHGLGKTCTIDAETSKLLHFALQCFELSEGLFDVTAGPLMQLWRFDGSAHIPTQPAIDRAMALVGFERLTLSETSLHLPEGMQLDLGGIAKEYAADSVAYLLAARFATISVLVNLGGDIACPVAKSPPWQVGIENPTKLDTAAKVLSISKGALATSGDTRRFIEVDGKRYGHIIHPRTGYPVVDAPRSVTVIAPNCVTAGMLSTMAMLKGKAAEAFLAEQQLQFTVYR
- a CDS encoding glucan biosynthesis protein G, whose protein sequence is MVSLLRCQSFKPSSSILCSLALSVSLALAGSVSAAEETKPAETKPTVTPATPSKAAVQSANKNQVRFTKTGTFDSDYIVKLARKLASKPYVALKDPLPAGLAKLSYDEYRDIRFNPVSSIWRDQGLPFQMQMFHRGFYFQDLIEIAIVEGNQATHLAYEPKYFTAGEVLTQALPNDDIGYSGFRIHNQLNTNGVFDELMVFQGASYFRALGKGNSYGLSARGLAIKTADAEGEEFPIFRAFWVERPYYDSNLVVVHALLDSPSVSGAYRFSVRPGDNTQIDVEATLFPRVELSKVGLAPSTSMFLHSLNGRHDTDDFRPEVHDSDGLLMFNGRGEHLWRPLANPRQLQISAFSDNSPQGFGLIQRERSYSSYQDLEARYERRPSLWIEPMGNWGQGAVVLTEIPTESEIHDNIVSFWKPRQPIAAGSEYHFAYRMSWGDEPAARSNSVMVSRTASGRADIAKATPRRLFVVDYQVNGPMPNELPLAKVESSGGVITNVVVAPNEASNGYRLSFELEPENKDLIELRAELKFSTPRQVETWLYRWTL
- the hyaA gene encoding nickel-dependent hydrogenase small subunit, producing MDTHSALYEQGKARLAALRQLAPRQQVPLVDKLLQHGITRRDFMKWSAMVSATLALPLPFSQLVAEAAEVADRVPLIWLHMAECTGCSESLVRADTPNLDSLIFDHVSLEYHETLMAAAGWQAEENLEHALETYKGRYLLAVEGAIPTANNGSFLTVGCKGRTGLATVKEAAAGAAAIISVGTCASFGGVQAAYPNPTGAKGVHEVVDKPVINLGGCPPSEKNIVGTLMYFIMFGKLPALDMYNRPKWAYGARVHDNCERRGRFDSGEFVETFGDQGAKDGYCLYKVGCKGPYTYNNCPTERFNHHTSWPVLAGHGCMGCSEPNFWDNMADFEAPLGRQLLHGLDSTADTVGAVILGATVVGIGAHAVASIFAKPLEE
- a CDS encoding ATP-binding protein, whose translation is MKRLRVLDVYSLRLLLTLLMLSGISVSVGISSWYSTRDSVHQIEELFDAQMMQSAKMLELFYHDDAEFLVQQPSPQVLHVPEGGVSTFAQKADALKLAYEHKLAFQIWSEQGKALVYSDNVGVEPLSDFVAGYHKKNLTDGLWHVFSYFSTKHKLWIITGQRDDVREELVSQIMHNAFIAPLIVLPLMLVLVSLIFYLLFRPLKALERELMNRSHNDRTPLTMSLPKELVPVRRALNQYITTLDKFIARERRFSADAAHELKTPLSVIKLHQQGLEGLLGDETQQRVHLAAIDSGVKHMSHTVEQLLLLARVDSIEELNVKHHSLLPMIEEVLNQLMPMITDYEWDIDIDAAIKIRCDRFYLLLVLKNIIENACKYSPRETLICLSARQEPQAIRLDIADRGLGMTPEQIDSATERFYRVNENEGIGAGLGLSICHHIIELHGGELTLSPREGGGLVVSVFLPQ
- a CDS encoding DUF3570 domain-containing protein, whose translation is MNNNNNKLQSVDVSLSTSNSLSSAFPLPSLSRQSASKSIAGALALASCGLFANGAQAAEEGSFTDGWQVDAALMYYGEQERVQAIEAIGTAQKTFDDESTVDLKLVVDSLTGASASGAVAQTSSQTFTRPSGNGQYTIKAGDTPLDDTFHDTRLQGSANGSWVLNSDWKINGGVYGSKEYDYMSIGLNGGAERGFNKDNTTLFFGGAYSFDVVDPEGGRPVALSSMAIRDHYNSDDSFQAAFDATRQRGSDNKQTVDLMLGVTQILNQRWLLQANYGISSVSGYLTDPFKVLSVVDESGTTEDIRYENRPDSRLKHSVYLMTKGALDSGVVDFSYRFNTDDWDLTSHTLETHYRYYFSGSFYGQLHLRYYTQSKVDFYQPFLLSDEPLPEFASADYRIGDMDAYTFGVKFGHRLAGGHEMTYRLEYYQQNPTSDEPLPGQLQELDIFPTQKAITAQFSYSF
- a CDS encoding DUF4266 domain-containing protein gives rise to the protein MLKACVVAAVMLVGLSGCSSLGVEPWERGQLARSDMALDSEKLDLALDDHIYFSKEGSSGGRAFAGGGCGCN
- a CDS encoding TlpA disulfide reductase family protein yields the protein MKKSLWFTGLAFAVLSAGLSMAVNAAPSLVHTVQNEHEQTVSLNEFKGKVVYVDFWASWCGPCRKSFPWMNAMQAKYADKGLAIVAINLDPDKKDADDFLQKLPATFNVRFNPEGDVAKSFDLLGMPSSFIFDKQGKLVRSHVGFTPEKSQEYEQELVELLKE
- a CDS encoding response regulator transcription factor, with translation MRIMLVEDNELLAQGICMSLQKLGMQVDHLNSYQQALVGIKNESFSAIVLDLGLPDGNGKELLKAWRQQGISIPTIVLTANTDFDTKLDCLDIGADDYLGKPFDVRELAARIRAIVRRQYGLDHNSLIIGALSIDLNSREVTFRDQSVPLSRREFQLLLELAQSSGRVLTRNQLEQLTYGWDEVGSNSIEVHIHHLRKKMANELIKTVRGIGYTLVEIN